Proteins encoded together in one Telopea speciosissima isolate NSW1024214 ecotype Mountain lineage chromosome 6, Tspe_v1, whole genome shotgun sequence window:
- the LOC122666090 gene encoding heavy metal-associated isoprenylated plant protein 6: MANLQIVQALSGKSVEPQHVEMMVPLYSYGCGRKIKKALLSHFRGIYSVTVDYKLQKVTVWGICNKYDVLATIRRKRKEARFWDIDQLPSYHHHQDEPTCSSSSSSLPPPPPPPPPPPATAATTTMMSIIPNKLCSLSLYWRTWKNKKGDLLRSYYRKH, from the exons ATGGCGAACTTGCAAATTGTTCAGGCCCTGAGTGGCAAAAGTGTGGAGCCACAGCATGTAGAAATGATGGTGCCTCTATACTCTTACGGTTGCGGcagaaaaataaagaaggctCTCCTCTCCCATTTCAGAG GGATATATTCGGTAACAGTGGATTACAAACTACAGAAGGTGACGGTGTGGGGTATCTGCAACAAATACGATGTCCTAGCCACCATcaggaggaagagaaaggaagcTCGTTTCTGGGACATCGACCAGCTACCCTCTTACCATCATCACCAAGATGAACCCacatgttcttcttcttcttcttctctgccgCCGCcgcctcctccccctcctcctcctcctgctaCTGCTGCGACAACAACCATGATGAGCATCATCCCCAACAAGCTCTGCTCTCTCAGTCTCTACTGGAGAACATGGAAGAATAAGAAGGGTGACTTACTAAGATCCTACTATCGTAAGCATTAG